The proteins below are encoded in one region of Lactuca sativa cultivar Salinas chromosome 3, Lsat_Salinas_v11, whole genome shotgun sequence:
- the LOC111904574 gene encoding protein MIZU-KUSSEI 1 has protein sequence MRSIMAAKTPQDTSFSFSRRYFHWKKKVEDDDDEGETLNFRSSSLGCVVTEEDRNLDDDLSLPVPQAAPRRKKRGLMSVSKLRSALTFGKTKLSPGSGLGKGTRVVGTLFGYRRGHVHIAFQEDPKLGPAFLVELATPTSFLVREMASGLVRIALECDKKSLKKSFKLLEEPLWRTYCNGKKCGYAMRRDCGPDEWKVFNSVGPITMGAGVLPEGGGGSGGGGGEGELMYMRARFERIVGSKDSEAFYMMNPDSNGGPELSIYLIRV, from the coding sequence ATGAGGTCAATCATGGCTGCAAAAACACCTCAAGATACTTCCTTTTCCTTCTCACGAAGATACTTCCACTGGAAAAAGAAGGTGGAAGACGATGACGATGAAGGAGAAACCCTCAACTTCAGATCATCATCACTTGGATGTGTCGTGACTGAGGAGGACCGGAATCTTGACGACGACCTCAGCCTCCCTGTACCCCAGGCTGCACCCCGGAGGAAGAAACGTGGACTCATGTCTGTTTCTAAGCTCCGATCAGCTCTTACTTTTGGTAAAACCAAGTTATCTCCTGGTTCTGGTCTAGGCAAGGGTACTAGAGTTGTCGGGACACTATTTGGGTACAGACGTGGTCACGTCCACATTGCGTTTCAAGAGGATCCGAAGCTAGGCCCGGCTTTCCTGGTCGAGCTAGCCACCCCAACTAGCTTCCTGGTTCGAGAAATGGCTTCGGGGTTGGTTCGTATTGCGTTGGAGTGCGATAAGAAGAGTCTGAAGAAGAGTTTTAAGCTGCTAGAAGAGCCACTGTGGAGGACATACTGCAATGGCAAGAAATGTGGTTATGCTATGAGACGTGATTGTGGACCTGATGAATGGAAGGTTTTTAATTCTGTGGGACCGATTACGATGGGCGCCGGAGTACTGCCGGAGGGAGGCggcggtagtggtggtggtggtggtgaaggggAATTGATGTACATGAGAGCAAGGTTTGAGAGGATTGTGGGGTCGAAAGATTCTGAAGCTTTTTACATGATGAATCCAGATAGCAACGGAGGACCAGAACTTAGTATTTATCTTATCAGAGTTTGA